The genomic stretch ATTCGCGCAGGCGGCGCTTGAGCCGATTCCGATCGACCGCGCTGTGTTGGTGTCGAGGGACCACGATGCCAATGCGAGAAATGCCGAGAGGGGAAGCGAGGACTCGAACGTCGAGATGTTCGGTCCGAATTCGCTTCCCCTCTCGAATGACGGTCTGAATATCCGGACCCCGCGTGAGCCGGTGCTGACGCGGAAAGTCGAAGCCGTCGTTATGCGCCTGCGTACTTGTCTGGCAGTTTGACGGTCAGGCGCTTGCGCCCCTTCTTGCGGCGGCGGCTGAGCACTTCACGTCCCCACTTGGTTTCCATGCGTGTGCGGAATCCATGCGTCTTGATGCGGCGCTTGTTCCGGGGACGATATGTCGGCTTACCCATGAGCGACTCCAAAAACGGTGCGTGCGAGCGACGGCGAACAATTTCGAACTGCAATGCAGTCGATAAAGCTATCTAGGGAAGGGAGATAGGGCAACCGGCGATGGGCGTTGGCGGTGGGCGTTGGGCTCGAGCCTGGCATGGCCGTCAGATTTGTGATTCCGCCGCTCGCCAAGCCGCGTTGTTGCGCCCAGCACCCATCGCCCTCCGCCCATCGCAATTGCTTTTTCCACATTGCATCTCTAGCTTCGCTCCCCCGCCTCGTTTTCCACAGTACTACGCGAGATGACGCTGACCGCCCACGACGCCTGGAGCCGCCTGCTCGACCGCGCTCGCCACGAGCTGCCCGAGCAGACTTTCAAGACCTGGCTCGAGCCGACCGAGGCGCTGTCGCTGGAAGGGACGACGATCCTCGTTGGCTGCCCCGACCAATTCGCCGCGGACTGGAACGAGTCGAAGCACGCGGAGCTCTTGTCGGGCCTGGCGCCGATTGCGTTGGGTCACCCGCTGTCGGTGATTTTTCGTGTGACGGAAGAGCGGCGTGCTCGCCCGCAGATGGATCTTTTCGTCGCACCCCCGCCGCAAAAGCAAAACTCGGC from Gemmatimonadaceae bacterium encodes the following:
- the rpmH gene encoding 50S ribosomal protein L34, with translation MGKPTYRPRNKRRIKTHGFRTRMETKWGREVLSRRRKKGRKRLTVKLPDKYAGA